One window of the Rosa rugosa chromosome 3, drRosRugo1.1, whole genome shotgun sequence genome contains the following:
- the LOC133741342 gene encoding monooxygenase 2-like, with the protein MFMQYFGNGVRSGVVPCDDKNVYWYFTWSPSSQEKELEENPAQLKQYVLSKLGKVSDEVRAVVENTDLDAFISSPLRYRHPWELIWGNISKGNVCVAGDALHPMTPDIGQGGCAALEDGLVLSRCLGEALLNNRSQEIRDEGEQGKEEYKMIERGLNKYASERRWRSFDLISTAYVVGFLQEADGKIMTFLRDKFFSQILAGLLLKKADYDCGKLRSF; encoded by the exons ATGTTCATGCAGTACTTTGGGAACGGTGTCAGATCTGGTGTAGTTCCTTGTGATGATAAAAATGTTTACTGGTACTTCACTTGGTCTCCCTCCAGCCAAG AGAAAGAGCTAGAAGAAAACCCAGCTCAGTTGAAGCAATATGTGTTAAGCAAGCTCGGAAAGGTATCAGATGAAGTACGGGCCGTTGTGGAAAACACCGATTTGGATGCTTTTATATCCTCTCCATTGAGATATAGGCATCCTTGGGAACTTATTTGGGGAAATATTAGCAAAGGTAATGTATGTGTAGCCGGAGACGCGCTCCACCCCATGACCCCAGACATTGGACAAGGTGGCTGTGCTGCATTAGAGGACGGTCTTGTATTATCAAGGTGTCTTGGTGAGGCTTTGTTGAACAATAGGAGCCAAGAAATTAGAGATGAAGGTGAACAAGGAAAAGAGGAATATAAAATGATTGAAAGAGGGTTGAATAAGTATGCCAGTGAGAGGAGATGGAGAAGTTTTGATCTTATTAGTACAGCTTATGTGGTTGGTTTTTTACAGGAGGCTGATGGAAAAATAATGACTTTCTTGAGGGACAAGTTTTTCTCTCAAATCCTGGCCGGGTTGCTGTTGAAGAAGGCTGATTATGATTGTGGTAAGCTCAGAAGCTTTTAA